The Juglans regia cultivar Chandler chromosome 2, Walnut 2.0, whole genome shotgun sequence genome includes a window with the following:
- the LOC108983527 gene encoding uncharacterized protein LOC108983527 isoform X1 — translation MESILARALEYTLKYWLKSFSRDQFKLQGRTVQLSNLDIDGDALHSSVGFPPALNVTTAKVRKLEIMLPSVSNVQVEPIVVQIDRLDLVLEENSNLDASRSPSSTPTSASSGKGSGYGFADKIADGMTIEIHTVNLLLETRGCDQGQGGATWAPPLASITIRNLLLYTTDENWQVVNLKEARDFSSNKKYIYVFKKLEWESLSIDLLPHPDMFMDANLACSREGGNQRDDDGAKRVFFGGERFIEGISGQAYITVQRTELNSPLGLEVQLHITEAVCPALSEPGLRALLRFLTGLYVCLNRGDVDPKAQQRSTEAAGRSLVSIVVDHIFLCIKDAEFQLELLMQSLLFSRASVSDGENDDILSRVMIGGIFLRDTFTRPPCTLVQPSMQSVTKDLLHTPEFARSFCPPIYPLGEQQWQLIDGVPIVCLHSLQIKPSPVPPSFASQTVVECQPLMIHLQEESCLRICSFLADGIVVNPGAVLPKFSVNSFILTLKELDLTVPLDMGKLNNTVSNTNSGVQSSFSGARLQIESLIFSESPSLKLRLLNLEKDPACFCFWEDQPIDASQKKWTTKASHLSLSLETCTGLSRLQNSLDWSSGLWRCVELKDVCIEVAMATADGSPLADIPPPGGIVRVGVACQQYTSNTSVEQLFFILDLYVYFGRVSDKIAFVGKSNRPKRSRNESSGGRLMDKVPSDTAVSLEVKDLQLRFLESSAANVQGMPLVQFLGDNLFIKVTHRTLGGAIVVSSTLCWESVQVDCVDTEGKLVHGNGSALTNVEDAPLISGNGYPQLRAVFWVQNKRSLYSKGNALAVPFLDISMVHVIPLDERDVECHSLNVSACISGVRLGGGMNYAEALLHRFGILGPDGGPGKGLSKGLENLRAGPFSKLFETSPLIVNNLDGDGNLGDGKESSFLQLGKPDDVDVTIELKDWLFALEGEQEMAESWWFHNHEDVRREERCWHTTFQSLQVKTKGSPKHKLNGKGRSEERQKYPLELVTVSVEGLQTLKPLGQKGIYRSSSLPANGIKETAETFGGINLELGLVIAEDFVDGELAKWEVEDLKFSVKQPVEAVVTKDELQHLAFLCKSEVDSMGRIAAGILRLLKLEGSIGQAAIDQLSNLGSDGIDKIFSPKHSTGSSAGSIGLSPSPHLISESPHTTLEATLASLEDAVTDSQAKCATLTADVDGSESSSIQDLETVKQLGQTLESMQSLLARLRTQI, via the exons ATGGAGTCGATACTGGCCCGGGCGCTGGAGTACACTCTTAAGTACTGGCTCAAATCCTTCTCCAGAGATCAGTTCAAGTTGCAGGGCCGGACCGTACAGCTCTCCAATTTGG ATATAGATGGCGACGCTTTGCACTCGAGCGTCGGATTTCCGCCGGCGCTGAATGTGACGACGGCGAAGGTCAGAAAATTGGAGATAATG CTGCCGTCAGTAAGTAATGTTCAAGTCGAGCCAATTGTTGTGCAAATTGATAGGCTTGATTTGGTTCTAGAGGAGAACTCTAATTTAGATGCATCTAGGAGTCCGAGCAG TACACCGACATCGGCTAGCTCTGGGAAGGGAAGTGGTTATGGATTTGCTGATAAG ATTGCAGATGGAATGACTATAGAGATTCACACTGTCAATCTTCTCCTTGAAACTCGTGGTTGTGACCAAGGTCAAGGAGGAGCTACGTG GGCACCACCTTTGGCATCTATCACTATACGCAACCTTTTGTTGTATACCACAGATGAAAACTGGCAG GTTGTAAATCTTAAAGAAGCGCGGGACTTCTCCAGTAACAAAAAGTACATATACGTATTCAAA AAACTTGAATGGGAATCTTTGTCTATTGATCTCCTGCCTCATCCTGATATGTTCATGGATGCCAATTTAGCCTGCTCCCGAGAGGGAGGAAACCAGAGAGATGATGATGGCGCAAAGCGAGTTTTCTTTGGTGGAGAGCGCTTTATAGAAGGAATATCAGGACAAGCATAT ATTACCGTGCAAAGGACTGAACTAAACAGTCCACTTGGGCTTGAGGTTCAGTTACATATTACCGAAGCTGTTTGTCCTGCTTTAAGTGAACCAG GACTACGCGCGCTTCTACGTTTCTTGACGGGATTATATGTCTGTTTAAATAGAGGGGATGTTGATCCAAAGGCTCAACAG CGATCTACTGAAGCAGCAGGGCGCTCTCTAGTCTCTATTGTTGTGGACCACATATTTCTCTGCATTAAAGATGCTG AGTTCCAGCTCGAACTTTTGATGCAGTCGCTCCTATTTTCACGG GCCAGTGTTTCTGATGGAGAAAATGATGATATCTTGTCTAGGGTCATGATTGGTGGAATATTCTTAAG GGATACGTTTACACGACCTCCATGCACCTTAGTTCAACCATCTATGCAAAGTGTCACAAAAGATCTTCTACACACTCCTGAATTTG CTAGGAGTTTTTGCCCTCCCATATATCCTCTGGGAGAACAGCAGTGGCAGTTGATTGATGGTGTTCCTATCGTATGTCTACATTCTCTTCAGATCAAGCCCTCTCCAGTTCCACCATCTTTTGCTTCACAAACAGTTGTAGAGTGTCAACCTCTGATG ATTCATCTTCAAGAAGAATCCTGTTTGAGGATATGTTCCTTCCTAGCTGATGGGATTGTCGTCAATCCTGGTGCTGTTTTACCAAAATTTTCAgtaaattctttcattttgacTCTGAAGGAATTAGATCTTACTGTTCCTTTGGACATGGGCAAATTGAACAATACTGTAAGTAACACGAACAGTGGTGTTCAGAGCTCATTTTCTGGAGCAAGGCTTCAAATTGAGAGCTTGATCTTTTCAGAATCGCCTTCATTAAAACTAAGGCTACTGAACCTGGAGAAGGATCCTGCTTGCTTCTGTTTTTGGGAAGATCAACCGATTGATGCTAGCCAAAAGAAGTGGACCACTAAAGCATCCCACCTTAGTTTGTCCTTAGAAACATGTACTGGCTTAAGCAGACTTCAAAATTCTCTTGACTGGAGTTCAGGCTTGTGGAGATGTGTCGAGCTGAAAGATGTGTGCATTGAAGTGGCTATGGCAACTGCTGATGGGAGCCCATTAGCAGATATTCCTCCTCCAGGGGGTATTGTTAGGGTTGGGGTTGCTTGTCAGCAATATACATCTAATACTTCAGTTGAACAGCTGTTTTTTATCCTGGATCTTTATGTGTACTTTGGAAGAGTGAGTGACAAGATAGCGTTTGTTGGAAAAAGTAACAGACCAAAGCGAAGTAGGAATGAATCATCTGGTGGAAGGCTGATGGATAAGGTTCCAAGTGATACCGCTGTAAGTTTAGAAGTGAAGGATCTTCAGCTTAGATTTCTGGAGTCTTCTGCAGCGAATGTTCAGGGAATGCCTTTAGTCCAGTTTCTTGGGGATAATCTGTTTATCAAAGTTACACATAGAACTCTTGGTGGTGCCATTGTTGTTTCATCCACATTATGTTGGGAGAGTGTTCAAGTGGACTGTGTAGATACTGAGGGAAAGCTGGTACATGGAAATGGGTCGGCGTTAACTAATGTTGAAGATGCTCCTTTGATTAGTGGAAATGGATACCCTCAACTAAGAGCTGTATTTTGGGTACAGAACAAAAGGAGCCTTTATTCAAAGGGAAATGCTTTGGCAGTTCCATTTCTGGACATAAGCATGGTGCATGTAATTCCGTTAGATGAACGAGATGTTGAGTGTCATAGTTTGAATGTGTCAGCATGTATATCTGGTGTTCGCCTTGGTGGAGGAATGAACTATGCTGAAGCCTTGCTACATCGGTTTGGAATACTTGGTCCCGATGGTGGTCCTGGGAAGGGGCTTTCTAAAGGGTTAGAAAACTTACGAGCAGGgccattttcaaaactttttgaaaCATCACCTCTCATTGTTAACAACCTGGATGGAG ATGGAAATTTAGGAGATGGGAAAGAAAGTAGCTTTCTGCAGTTGGGAAAACCCGATGATGTTGATGTAACTATAGAATTGAAGGACTGGTTATTTGCTCTAGAAGGAGAACAGGAGATGGCAGAAAGTTGGTGGTTTCATAATCATGAGGATGTCCGTAGAGAAGAGAGATGTTGGCACACAACTTTTCAGAGTCTGCAGGTGAAAACAAAAGGTAGTCCAAAGCACAAACTGAATGGCAAAGGAAGGTCAGAGGAAAGGCAGAAATATCCTTTGGAATTGGTCACG GTTAGTGTGGAAGGCTTACAGACTTTAAAGCCTCTGGGCCAAAAGGGCATTTATCGATCTTCCTCCTTACCTGCAAACGGTATTAAAGAAACTGCAGAGACATTCGGAGGGATAAATCTTGAACTTGGCTTGGTGATAGCTGAGGACTTTGTTGATGGTGAACTAGCCAAGTGGGAGGTGGAAGACTTGAAATTCTCTGTTAAGCAACCG GTTGAGGCAGTTGTTACCAAGGATGAGTTGCAACATCTTGCTTTTCTGTGCAAGTCTGAAGTTGACTCAATGGGTCGAATAGCTGCTGGAATTTTGCGGTTACTGAAGCTGGAAGGTTCTATTGGCCAGGCAGCAATAGATCAACTAAGTAACCTCG GAAGTGATGGTATTGACAAAATTTTCTCTCCAAAGCACAGCACCGGCAGTAGTGCTGGCAGTATCGGGCTATCTCCATCACCGCATCTGATCAGCGAAAGCCCTCATACAACCCTTGAAGCAACCTTGGCTTCACTAGAGGATGCAGTTACAGATTCACAGGCCAAGTGTGCTACTCTTACTGCTGATGTAGATGGTTCAGAATCTTCATCAATACAGGATCTCGAGACTGTTAAACAACTTGGTCAGACACTTGAAAGCATGCAAAGTTTATTGGCAAGGTTAAGAACTCAAATTTAG
- the LOC108983527 gene encoding uncharacterized protein LOC108983527 isoform X3, with product MTIEIHTVNLLLETRGCDQGQGGATWAPPLASITIRNLLLYTTDENWQVVNLKEARDFSSNKKYIYVFKKLEWESLSIDLLPHPDMFMDANLACSREGGNQRDDDGAKRVFFGGERFIEGISGQAYITVQRTELNSPLGLEVQLHITEAVCPALSEPGLRALLRFLTGLYVCLNRGDVDPKAQQRSTEAAGRSLVSIVVDHIFLCIKDAEFQLELLMQSLLFSRASVSDGENDDILSRVMIGGIFLRDTFTRPPCTLVQPSMQSVTKDLLHTPEFARSFCPPIYPLGEQQWQLIDGVPIVCLHSLQIKPSPVPPSFASQTVVECQPLMIHLQEESCLRICSFLADGIVVNPGAVLPKFSVNSFILTLKELDLTVPLDMGKLNNTVSNTNSGVQSSFSGARLQIESLIFSESPSLKLRLLNLEKDPACFCFWEDQPIDASQKKWTTKASHLSLSLETCTGLSRLQNSLDWSSGLWRCVELKDVCIEVAMATADGSPLADIPPPGGIVRVGVACQQYTSNTSVEQLFFILDLYVYFGRVSDKIAFVGKSNRPKRSRNESSGGRLMDKVPSDTAVSLEVKDLQLRFLESSAANVQGMPLVQFLGDNLFIKVTHRTLGGAIVVSSTLCWESVQVDCVDTEGKLVHGNGSALTNVEDAPLISGNGYPQLRAVFWVQNKRSLYSKGNALAVPFLDISMVHVIPLDERDVECHSLNVSACISGVRLGGGMNYAEALLHRFGILGPDGGPGKGLSKGLENLRAGPFSKLFETSPLIVNNLDGDGNLGDGKESSFLQLGKPDDVDVTIELKDWLFALEGEQEMAESWWFHNHEDVRREERCWHTTFQSLQVKTKGSPKHKLNGKGRSEERQKYPLELVTVSVEGLQTLKPLGQKGIYRSSSLPANGIKETAETFGGINLELGLVIAEDFVDGELAKWEVEDLKFSVKQPVEAVVTKDELQHLAFLCKSEVDSMGRIAAGILRLLKLEGSIGQAAIDQLSNLGSDGIDKIFSPKHSTGSSAGSIGLSPSPHLISESPHTTLEATLASLEDAVTDSQAKCATLTADVDGSESSSIQDLETVKQLGQTLESMQSLLARLRTQI from the exons ATGACTATAGAGATTCACACTGTCAATCTTCTCCTTGAAACTCGTGGTTGTGACCAAGGTCAAGGAGGAGCTACGTG GGCACCACCTTTGGCATCTATCACTATACGCAACCTTTTGTTGTATACCACAGATGAAAACTGGCAG GTTGTAAATCTTAAAGAAGCGCGGGACTTCTCCAGTAACAAAAAGTACATATACGTATTCAAA AAACTTGAATGGGAATCTTTGTCTATTGATCTCCTGCCTCATCCTGATATGTTCATGGATGCCAATTTAGCCTGCTCCCGAGAGGGAGGAAACCAGAGAGATGATGATGGCGCAAAGCGAGTTTTCTTTGGTGGAGAGCGCTTTATAGAAGGAATATCAGGACAAGCATAT ATTACCGTGCAAAGGACTGAACTAAACAGTCCACTTGGGCTTGAGGTTCAGTTACATATTACCGAAGCTGTTTGTCCTGCTTTAAGTGAACCAG GACTACGCGCGCTTCTACGTTTCTTGACGGGATTATATGTCTGTTTAAATAGAGGGGATGTTGATCCAAAGGCTCAACAG CGATCTACTGAAGCAGCAGGGCGCTCTCTAGTCTCTATTGTTGTGGACCACATATTTCTCTGCATTAAAGATGCTG AGTTCCAGCTCGAACTTTTGATGCAGTCGCTCCTATTTTCACGG GCCAGTGTTTCTGATGGAGAAAATGATGATATCTTGTCTAGGGTCATGATTGGTGGAATATTCTTAAG GGATACGTTTACACGACCTCCATGCACCTTAGTTCAACCATCTATGCAAAGTGTCACAAAAGATCTTCTACACACTCCTGAATTTG CTAGGAGTTTTTGCCCTCCCATATATCCTCTGGGAGAACAGCAGTGGCAGTTGATTGATGGTGTTCCTATCGTATGTCTACATTCTCTTCAGATCAAGCCCTCTCCAGTTCCACCATCTTTTGCTTCACAAACAGTTGTAGAGTGTCAACCTCTGATG ATTCATCTTCAAGAAGAATCCTGTTTGAGGATATGTTCCTTCCTAGCTGATGGGATTGTCGTCAATCCTGGTGCTGTTTTACCAAAATTTTCAgtaaattctttcattttgacTCTGAAGGAATTAGATCTTACTGTTCCTTTGGACATGGGCAAATTGAACAATACTGTAAGTAACACGAACAGTGGTGTTCAGAGCTCATTTTCTGGAGCAAGGCTTCAAATTGAGAGCTTGATCTTTTCAGAATCGCCTTCATTAAAACTAAGGCTACTGAACCTGGAGAAGGATCCTGCTTGCTTCTGTTTTTGGGAAGATCAACCGATTGATGCTAGCCAAAAGAAGTGGACCACTAAAGCATCCCACCTTAGTTTGTCCTTAGAAACATGTACTGGCTTAAGCAGACTTCAAAATTCTCTTGACTGGAGTTCAGGCTTGTGGAGATGTGTCGAGCTGAAAGATGTGTGCATTGAAGTGGCTATGGCAACTGCTGATGGGAGCCCATTAGCAGATATTCCTCCTCCAGGGGGTATTGTTAGGGTTGGGGTTGCTTGTCAGCAATATACATCTAATACTTCAGTTGAACAGCTGTTTTTTATCCTGGATCTTTATGTGTACTTTGGAAGAGTGAGTGACAAGATAGCGTTTGTTGGAAAAAGTAACAGACCAAAGCGAAGTAGGAATGAATCATCTGGTGGAAGGCTGATGGATAAGGTTCCAAGTGATACCGCTGTAAGTTTAGAAGTGAAGGATCTTCAGCTTAGATTTCTGGAGTCTTCTGCAGCGAATGTTCAGGGAATGCCTTTAGTCCAGTTTCTTGGGGATAATCTGTTTATCAAAGTTACACATAGAACTCTTGGTGGTGCCATTGTTGTTTCATCCACATTATGTTGGGAGAGTGTTCAAGTGGACTGTGTAGATACTGAGGGAAAGCTGGTACATGGAAATGGGTCGGCGTTAACTAATGTTGAAGATGCTCCTTTGATTAGTGGAAATGGATACCCTCAACTAAGAGCTGTATTTTGGGTACAGAACAAAAGGAGCCTTTATTCAAAGGGAAATGCTTTGGCAGTTCCATTTCTGGACATAAGCATGGTGCATGTAATTCCGTTAGATGAACGAGATGTTGAGTGTCATAGTTTGAATGTGTCAGCATGTATATCTGGTGTTCGCCTTGGTGGAGGAATGAACTATGCTGAAGCCTTGCTACATCGGTTTGGAATACTTGGTCCCGATGGTGGTCCTGGGAAGGGGCTTTCTAAAGGGTTAGAAAACTTACGAGCAGGgccattttcaaaactttttgaaaCATCACCTCTCATTGTTAACAACCTGGATGGAG ATGGAAATTTAGGAGATGGGAAAGAAAGTAGCTTTCTGCAGTTGGGAAAACCCGATGATGTTGATGTAACTATAGAATTGAAGGACTGGTTATTTGCTCTAGAAGGAGAACAGGAGATGGCAGAAAGTTGGTGGTTTCATAATCATGAGGATGTCCGTAGAGAAGAGAGATGTTGGCACACAACTTTTCAGAGTCTGCAGGTGAAAACAAAAGGTAGTCCAAAGCACAAACTGAATGGCAAAGGAAGGTCAGAGGAAAGGCAGAAATATCCTTTGGAATTGGTCACG GTTAGTGTGGAAGGCTTACAGACTTTAAAGCCTCTGGGCCAAAAGGGCATTTATCGATCTTCCTCCTTACCTGCAAACGGTATTAAAGAAACTGCAGAGACATTCGGAGGGATAAATCTTGAACTTGGCTTGGTGATAGCTGAGGACTTTGTTGATGGTGAACTAGCCAAGTGGGAGGTGGAAGACTTGAAATTCTCTGTTAAGCAACCG GTTGAGGCAGTTGTTACCAAGGATGAGTTGCAACATCTTGCTTTTCTGTGCAAGTCTGAAGTTGACTCAATGGGTCGAATAGCTGCTGGAATTTTGCGGTTACTGAAGCTGGAAGGTTCTATTGGCCAGGCAGCAATAGATCAACTAAGTAACCTCG GAAGTGATGGTATTGACAAAATTTTCTCTCCAAAGCACAGCACCGGCAGTAGTGCTGGCAGTATCGGGCTATCTCCATCACCGCATCTGATCAGCGAAAGCCCTCATACAACCCTTGAAGCAACCTTGGCTTCACTAGAGGATGCAGTTACAGATTCACAGGCCAAGTGTGCTACTCTTACTGCTGATGTAGATGGTTCAGAATCTTCATCAATACAGGATCTCGAGACTGTTAAACAACTTGGTCAGACACTTGAAAGCATGCAAAGTTTATTGGCAAGGTTAAGAACTCAAATTTAG
- the LOC108983527 gene encoding uncharacterized protein LOC108983527 isoform X2, translated as MHLGVRAVKTVGFCFDHSTPTSASSGKGSGYGFADKIADGMTIEIHTVNLLLETRGCDQGQGGATWAPPLASITIRNLLLYTTDENWQVVNLKEARDFSSNKKYIYVFKKLEWESLSIDLLPHPDMFMDANLACSREGGNQRDDDGAKRVFFGGERFIEGISGQAYITVQRTELNSPLGLEVQLHITEAVCPALSEPGLRALLRFLTGLYVCLNRGDVDPKAQQRSTEAAGRSLVSIVVDHIFLCIKDAEFQLELLMQSLLFSRASVSDGENDDILSRVMIGGIFLRDTFTRPPCTLVQPSMQSVTKDLLHTPEFARSFCPPIYPLGEQQWQLIDGVPIVCLHSLQIKPSPVPPSFASQTVVECQPLMIHLQEESCLRICSFLADGIVVNPGAVLPKFSVNSFILTLKELDLTVPLDMGKLNNTVSNTNSGVQSSFSGARLQIESLIFSESPSLKLRLLNLEKDPACFCFWEDQPIDASQKKWTTKASHLSLSLETCTGLSRLQNSLDWSSGLWRCVELKDVCIEVAMATADGSPLADIPPPGGIVRVGVACQQYTSNTSVEQLFFILDLYVYFGRVSDKIAFVGKSNRPKRSRNESSGGRLMDKVPSDTAVSLEVKDLQLRFLESSAANVQGMPLVQFLGDNLFIKVTHRTLGGAIVVSSTLCWESVQVDCVDTEGKLVHGNGSALTNVEDAPLISGNGYPQLRAVFWVQNKRSLYSKGNALAVPFLDISMVHVIPLDERDVECHSLNVSACISGVRLGGGMNYAEALLHRFGILGPDGGPGKGLSKGLENLRAGPFSKLFETSPLIVNNLDGDGNLGDGKESSFLQLGKPDDVDVTIELKDWLFALEGEQEMAESWWFHNHEDVRREERCWHTTFQSLQVKTKGSPKHKLNGKGRSEERQKYPLELVTVSVEGLQTLKPLGQKGIYRSSSLPANGIKETAETFGGINLELGLVIAEDFVDGELAKWEVEDLKFSVKQPVEAVVTKDELQHLAFLCKSEVDSMGRIAAGILRLLKLEGSIGQAAIDQLSNLGSDGIDKIFSPKHSTGSSAGSIGLSPSPHLISESPHTTLEATLASLEDAVTDSQAKCATLTADVDGSESSSIQDLETVKQLGQTLESMQSLLARLRTQI; from the exons ATGCATCTAGGAGTCCGAGCAG TGAAAACTGTTGGGTTCTGCTTTGATCACAGTACACCGACATCGGCTAGCTCTGGGAAGGGAAGTGGTTATGGATTTGCTGATAAG ATTGCAGATGGAATGACTATAGAGATTCACACTGTCAATCTTCTCCTTGAAACTCGTGGTTGTGACCAAGGTCAAGGAGGAGCTACGTG GGCACCACCTTTGGCATCTATCACTATACGCAACCTTTTGTTGTATACCACAGATGAAAACTGGCAG GTTGTAAATCTTAAAGAAGCGCGGGACTTCTCCAGTAACAAAAAGTACATATACGTATTCAAA AAACTTGAATGGGAATCTTTGTCTATTGATCTCCTGCCTCATCCTGATATGTTCATGGATGCCAATTTAGCCTGCTCCCGAGAGGGAGGAAACCAGAGAGATGATGATGGCGCAAAGCGAGTTTTCTTTGGTGGAGAGCGCTTTATAGAAGGAATATCAGGACAAGCATAT ATTACCGTGCAAAGGACTGAACTAAACAGTCCACTTGGGCTTGAGGTTCAGTTACATATTACCGAAGCTGTTTGTCCTGCTTTAAGTGAACCAG GACTACGCGCGCTTCTACGTTTCTTGACGGGATTATATGTCTGTTTAAATAGAGGGGATGTTGATCCAAAGGCTCAACAG CGATCTACTGAAGCAGCAGGGCGCTCTCTAGTCTCTATTGTTGTGGACCACATATTTCTCTGCATTAAAGATGCTG AGTTCCAGCTCGAACTTTTGATGCAGTCGCTCCTATTTTCACGG GCCAGTGTTTCTGATGGAGAAAATGATGATATCTTGTCTAGGGTCATGATTGGTGGAATATTCTTAAG GGATACGTTTACACGACCTCCATGCACCTTAGTTCAACCATCTATGCAAAGTGTCACAAAAGATCTTCTACACACTCCTGAATTTG CTAGGAGTTTTTGCCCTCCCATATATCCTCTGGGAGAACAGCAGTGGCAGTTGATTGATGGTGTTCCTATCGTATGTCTACATTCTCTTCAGATCAAGCCCTCTCCAGTTCCACCATCTTTTGCTTCACAAACAGTTGTAGAGTGTCAACCTCTGATG ATTCATCTTCAAGAAGAATCCTGTTTGAGGATATGTTCCTTCCTAGCTGATGGGATTGTCGTCAATCCTGGTGCTGTTTTACCAAAATTTTCAgtaaattctttcattttgacTCTGAAGGAATTAGATCTTACTGTTCCTTTGGACATGGGCAAATTGAACAATACTGTAAGTAACACGAACAGTGGTGTTCAGAGCTCATTTTCTGGAGCAAGGCTTCAAATTGAGAGCTTGATCTTTTCAGAATCGCCTTCATTAAAACTAAGGCTACTGAACCTGGAGAAGGATCCTGCTTGCTTCTGTTTTTGGGAAGATCAACCGATTGATGCTAGCCAAAAGAAGTGGACCACTAAAGCATCCCACCTTAGTTTGTCCTTAGAAACATGTACTGGCTTAAGCAGACTTCAAAATTCTCTTGACTGGAGTTCAGGCTTGTGGAGATGTGTCGAGCTGAAAGATGTGTGCATTGAAGTGGCTATGGCAACTGCTGATGGGAGCCCATTAGCAGATATTCCTCCTCCAGGGGGTATTGTTAGGGTTGGGGTTGCTTGTCAGCAATATACATCTAATACTTCAGTTGAACAGCTGTTTTTTATCCTGGATCTTTATGTGTACTTTGGAAGAGTGAGTGACAAGATAGCGTTTGTTGGAAAAAGTAACAGACCAAAGCGAAGTAGGAATGAATCATCTGGTGGAAGGCTGATGGATAAGGTTCCAAGTGATACCGCTGTAAGTTTAGAAGTGAAGGATCTTCAGCTTAGATTTCTGGAGTCTTCTGCAGCGAATGTTCAGGGAATGCCTTTAGTCCAGTTTCTTGGGGATAATCTGTTTATCAAAGTTACACATAGAACTCTTGGTGGTGCCATTGTTGTTTCATCCACATTATGTTGGGAGAGTGTTCAAGTGGACTGTGTAGATACTGAGGGAAAGCTGGTACATGGAAATGGGTCGGCGTTAACTAATGTTGAAGATGCTCCTTTGATTAGTGGAAATGGATACCCTCAACTAAGAGCTGTATTTTGGGTACAGAACAAAAGGAGCCTTTATTCAAAGGGAAATGCTTTGGCAGTTCCATTTCTGGACATAAGCATGGTGCATGTAATTCCGTTAGATGAACGAGATGTTGAGTGTCATAGTTTGAATGTGTCAGCATGTATATCTGGTGTTCGCCTTGGTGGAGGAATGAACTATGCTGAAGCCTTGCTACATCGGTTTGGAATACTTGGTCCCGATGGTGGTCCTGGGAAGGGGCTTTCTAAAGGGTTAGAAAACTTACGAGCAGGgccattttcaaaactttttgaaaCATCACCTCTCATTGTTAACAACCTGGATGGAG ATGGAAATTTAGGAGATGGGAAAGAAAGTAGCTTTCTGCAGTTGGGAAAACCCGATGATGTTGATGTAACTATAGAATTGAAGGACTGGTTATTTGCTCTAGAAGGAGAACAGGAGATGGCAGAAAGTTGGTGGTTTCATAATCATGAGGATGTCCGTAGAGAAGAGAGATGTTGGCACACAACTTTTCAGAGTCTGCAGGTGAAAACAAAAGGTAGTCCAAAGCACAAACTGAATGGCAAAGGAAGGTCAGAGGAAAGGCAGAAATATCCTTTGGAATTGGTCACG GTTAGTGTGGAAGGCTTACAGACTTTAAAGCCTCTGGGCCAAAAGGGCATTTATCGATCTTCCTCCTTACCTGCAAACGGTATTAAAGAAACTGCAGAGACATTCGGAGGGATAAATCTTGAACTTGGCTTGGTGATAGCTGAGGACTTTGTTGATGGTGAACTAGCCAAGTGGGAGGTGGAAGACTTGAAATTCTCTGTTAAGCAACCG GTTGAGGCAGTTGTTACCAAGGATGAGTTGCAACATCTTGCTTTTCTGTGCAAGTCTGAAGTTGACTCAATGGGTCGAATAGCTGCTGGAATTTTGCGGTTACTGAAGCTGGAAGGTTCTATTGGCCAGGCAGCAATAGATCAACTAAGTAACCTCG GAAGTGATGGTATTGACAAAATTTTCTCTCCAAAGCACAGCACCGGCAGTAGTGCTGGCAGTATCGGGCTATCTCCATCACCGCATCTGATCAGCGAAAGCCCTCATACAACCCTTGAAGCAACCTTGGCTTCACTAGAGGATGCAGTTACAGATTCACAGGCCAAGTGTGCTACTCTTACTGCTGATGTAGATGGTTCAGAATCTTCATCAATACAGGATCTCGAGACTGTTAAACAACTTGGTCAGACACTTGAAAGCATGCAAAGTTTATTGGCAAGGTTAAGAACTCAAATTTAG